In Dermacentor variabilis isolate Ectoservices chromosome 7, ASM5094787v1, whole genome shotgun sequence, a genomic segment contains:
- the LOC142588792 gene encoding endochitinase-like: protein MAYRSSSKALIFFAVAYIVVCCYAAAASAKKPTFYTFCVWDAFSRWRPAPHNFSAKDIPAELCDAVIYSHVTIDNATGKIKLTEKELSLGGFRELSELKKRNPKLKLLLGIGGPHETVERYWQFLRQMHLYRDMVISISQWVKTYGLDGIVVDFFSGSRTAQDTVWTWDTAKLINPFLWEIRERFKGYIAKWHIILTLPAFDSSTHHLFDFNRLSELVNFFFVKSSDCQEFPKGAGLNVSKTMDMSDIDRLELIVKRGAERTRVVPEVVLSGRTYSATGSGFGRHIVFEGRQANYTKQNGFLSSFEVCSEMQSGWEQGRSSQGACPFLKKDEEYVAYEDDESIRLKFLAL from the exons ATGGCATACAG GTCTTCGTCTAAAGCCCTCATATTCTTCGCGGTTGCGTACATCGTCGTTTGCTGTTACG CCGCTGCAGCTTCTGCGAAGAAACCCACGTTCTACACGTTCTGCGTCTGGGACGCCTTCTCCCGCTGGCGGCCAGCGCCGCACAACTTCAGCGCGAAAGACATTCCCGCCGAACTGTGCGATGCGGTCATCTACTCGCACGTGACCATCGACAACGCCACCGGCAAGATAAAGCTGACCGAGAAGGAGCTGAGCCTAG GCGGCTTTCGTGAATTGAGCGAGCTGAAGAAGAGGAACCCGAAACTGAAGTTGCTGCTCGGCATCGGTGGCCCGCACGAGACGGTGGAGAGGTACTGGCAGTTCCTGCGTCAGATGCACCTCTACAGGGACATGGTGATCAGCATCTCGCAGTGGGTCAAGACTTACGGCTTGGACGGCATCGTCGTCGACTTCTTTTCCGGCTCAAGGACGGCGCAGGACACGGTCTGGACGTGGGACACGGCTAAATTGATAAACCCTTTCTTGTGG gaaatACGTGAGAGGTTCAAAGGATACATAGCAAAGTGGCACATCATCCTGACGCTGCCCGCTTTCGACAGTTCCACGCACCACCTGTTCGACTTCAACAGGCTCTCAGA actggtCAACTTCTTTTTTGTAAAAAGCAGCGACTGCCAAGAGTTTCCGAAAGGCGCAGGGCTGAACGTGTCAAAGACCATGGATATGTCTGAT ATTGACAGACTTGAGCTCATCGTGAAGAGGGGCGCCGAGCGCACGAGGGTGGTGCCGGAAGTTGTGCTGTCGGGTCGCACGTACTCGGCTACGGGCTCAGGCTTCGGAAGGCACATTGTGTTCGAGGGCCGACAAGCTAATTACACCAAGCAGAATGGATTCCTGTCATCCTTCGAG GTATGCTCCGAGATGCAAAGCGGCTGGGAGCAGGGACGCTCCAGCCAGGGAGCCTGTCCGTTTCTGAAGAAGGATGAAGAATACGTGGCCTACGAGGACGACGAGAGCATTCGCCTCAAG TTCCTCGCTCTTTGA
- the LOC142587772 gene encoding uncharacterized protein LOC142587772: MIMGRKYRGAVIRSVDLDDYNSQCAGKSNLLNGLRSSFKEATHDMDYPYDPPNAAWWDADISKMRPTVAPLPKPTTTNAKEVSTRSQLETNTSTNPQKGPTGKETTPSPNTAATSPADVPASKVPAEVQSTPAKVLPTETATSPGRGDLLTVTSTESSVTSSKLATGATTVTETSKNVCKGVKDNMMLPHESDCSKYYHCVHSTPHLKDCAPNTIFDIERQICNWPAITNRPECKLS; this comes from the coding sequence ATGATCATGGGTCGCAAGTACCGCGGCGCTGTCATCAGAAGCGTGGACCTGGACGACTACAACTCGCAATGCGCGGGAAAGTCTAACCTCCTCAACGGCCTTCGCTCCAGCTTCAAGGAAGCAACTCACGACATGGACTATCCTTACGATCCTCCGAACGCGGCGTGGTGGGACGCAGACATTTCCAAAATGAGGCCCACCGTGGCACCGCTACCAAAGCCAACAACGACCAACGCAAAGGAGGTATCGACGCGATCCCAGCTCGAGACCAACACGTCAACGAACCCGCAGAAAGGTCCAACGGGCAAGGAAACAACTCCTTCACCAAACACTGCTGCGACGTCGCCGGCAGACGTACCtgcgtcgaaagttccagcggaAGTTCAGAGTACGCCTGCGAAGGTGCTACCAACAGAGACCGCCACCTCGCCCGGTCGCGGTGACCTACTGACAGTGACGTCCACAGAATCGTCTGTGACGTCATCGAAACTCGCAACCGGTGCAACGACAGTGACGGAGACGAGCAAGAATGTCTGCAAAGGAGTCAAGGACAACATGATGCTGCCGCACGAGTCAGACTGCAGCAAGTACTATCACTGCGTGCATTCGACACCGCATCTCAAGGACTGCGCGCCGAATACAATTTTTGACATTGAGCGCCAAATATGCAACTGGCCGGCGATCACCAACCGGCCCGAATGCAAGTTGTCTTGA